A stretch of DNA from Besnoitia besnoiti strain Bb-Ger1 chromosome II, whole genome shotgun sequence:
caggccTGCGCGATGCGAAGTGCCCGACTTACTGATGATGccggagacggagaagagacCGAACATGCCCCAGGCGAGCTCCTCGTACGTGCCCTCATCGTGGTAGACCTCCATGTAGAAGAACGCCCAGCCGTAAGAGAAGAGCGAAAGGCCGTCCATGACATTGCTCACGGTGAAGAGGATCCACTCCGACTTGGAGACGTTGAACTTTGTCCAccagacgacggagaggtAGTGGTAGAGGTACAGGTACTGGACGAGACGCAGCATCGCCGCGAGAATGTCCAGGGTCACAGCCGCAGACAAGATCTTAGAGCCAGTTCGGAAACCCTTCGTCCACCTGTAGAGAAAAAAACATGCACAGTCAGGTGTCAGGAATGGAATGGAAACTCGGGATCGTCGGCAacggcgccttcgcttggAGACAGGGGCTTTCATGACTTGTTGCGACTTGTGGAGCACATGGGAATGCTTTGTGATTCCTGTTTTCACAGATGGCAGTCGCTGCTGGCACacgagcgagacgcgtcGGGGCGACGGACACTGGTGGCATTCTCTGGATAGGTGCACTCACTTAGAGTCGTCGGCAACGAAGGCCtggaagagggcgaggaagatCGTGCCGATGAGGTAAATGCTCATGAGGACAACCATGGACAAGTGGAAGCCGTTGGACATGTCGGGGTAGGCATGGAAGGTGAAGACCCAGCGCCcaccgaaggcgaggaagaagatgcaCATCAGGGCCATGGAGACGGACTTGAGTGAGAGAGAAAACCTGAGCAACTTGGTGGTGAGGAAGTGGATTATCGGAGTATGCTCCTCTCCACGCGGGCTGGGCTCGAgattctcctcttcgccagTATAcacgggcgcgggcgccgcaatGCTGCCCATCGTATGCTGTCCCATCAGAAGGCCAGAAGCCAGTCGGCTGCTCCCGCTCATCTGGTTCTGAGCGAGGAGagtctcgtcgccttcgacACCGAGGGAATACATTTtgcagaaaaacgaaggAGAAAGGGTAGGACCTAGACGGAAGACACAGAAAAGAGACGGACAGAAACCGGAACCGCGAAAATGACGCGGCCTCACACAGTCTCACGACGAGCGCGCGCAAACAGAAACTACCACTGGTGGATCTGGTTCCTTTAAGACATCGAGCACGCGCGAGTTCTGCGTCCTTCCTTTTAGAGTTCTTTCTACATCCGTCGGAATGGAGACAGTTTTGTTCGACAACGTGCACTCCTGGCAGAAATAGAAACACGCGCCGCAAacgcgcagcgagaagacaaACGAATTCTGGGACAAGACAATGCACAGAGCAGCGAAGCAAAGAAACAAGCGCACGCGACCGccccgacgacggcgaggccagACGCCCGCAATGGCGCGCCAGGGTCTTTTGCGTAGCTTTCCTGCGTAGAGAGAGCCCGTCTGGCAGATCGATCCGCAGACCAGCCACCGAGCGCGGACGGGCGCCGCAagctccgccgctgctgggAAAGAGCTGCTGAGCGGCCGCGTAGCTCGAGAGCGCTGCGATTTCAGAGGCTGGAACGAgagggggcggcggaagctGCTACGGTGGGGTGGGCGGTTTGACCAGAAAGCCTCAACTGAAAAGGCTGACACCCAAAGATTTTCCTCGCAAAGGCAGTAGTAGTAGTTACGACTTTCCGGGCTTtcgggggaggaggcgcaggcgcacagttcagccgccgctgctcgcgggTGGCTGGACTAGACCGGGTGGCAGAAGAGACCTCGTTGCAGATgtcgtcgtcctccagcCGTGCGCGGAAGCGAGTCACGTGCGGTGACTTTTCCGTCCTGACGAGGCTGTGCCCAGAATGCCTCCAGTTCCCAGTTCTGCATGGCGAAAGCCTCGGAAATGACGCTGCTCGCTCTTCCAGTCGTGCATGGCGCTGCGCATCTAGACTTTGCAGTCTCTAGAAAGACGTGCCGGACGTGGGCAAGGCAGGGGGCATTTCAGCGCAACTGCAAGTTTGAAGGCGTCTTTTGAGATGTTCGGCTGATTCCAACGACCGGGCACGTGAAGGCTTGCCAGGCGCCAAATCGTGGCGACTCCATGAACTCAGAGGCATCACGATGCACTAAGACCAGCCTGTAGAGACGGACACTGGGCGCGTAGACGCGAAGGACGCCGTGCAGGAAACCCGTTAGCAGACATCGGCCCGAGAGTGCCTCTCGCATCACCAGGACAGGAGAAAAGCTCTGTATGTTTTGTTTGCTACAGGGGTTTGCAGTGTGACACCGCACGTCTTCACGGCTGAAACCAGCCAAAGTCCCGTCAGTGGACGTAGCAAGTACAGCCTAGTGGCGGTCCTCGATGAAGGGGGCAGTCGTAGTCGGCCTTCCACAAAATCGCGCGACTCTCAGGAATCACGGATGCTCGAAGGCAATGCCTCTTTTCCTCTGTATGATAAAAAAATTCTAGCCCACCTACAGCGCTACGCAGGCGAGAATTCCGGCTGTGGAGGGCACCGCCATCCGACGAGGCAGGGAGCCGGTTGTAGCTGGGGCCTGTCACATGTGAGCAAGAGCTGCGGGGCGTAGTAGTACAGATAACAAGAAACACACTCTGCGAATTCAAAAGGAAGCTTGGTACAACGCCACCTAGGTGCAGGGATGATCGCTTCCGGAGTCAGCATATTGACACGACGAGCAAGGTGTACCGACTTTGCATACCATCGTTCTCATTGCACTCGCGCAACGTAGGACTATGGTGACACTGTGGACTTTGCCATCGTTTTTTTTTGCCCGCATCGTTGAGAAGCAGTTGTAAGTTGAAGGTGGGATCTTCAGGCCTTGACGCGTCTTCTCCAAGCGCTGTGATGGCGCATATATATTCCGGTCACATGCGTCGTCGGTGGAATGTTTTGCATCCTGCGGAGAACGCTACACAGCGCTTTCGTTTCTGGTAGTGGCACGCGATTCGGCCCCAGCTGAGGTGCATCTTGAAGAGGATTACATGTGATTTCACGGCTTCCAACACGAAACAATGTGACGCGGTTACTGTGAAGTCATGCAATCTCCCGGTGCATGGCTCGTAACGGGGCCGCCCCGTCCAAAGAACTACGGGAAAGTATGTTGGAGTCTCATGACCGAGGCTGCAAGCATTCCTTCGAGGATGTGCCGTGTCCGTTGTGGTGGAGCTTCCAGTGCCAGGGTCGCGCTCTTCGGAGCCCTGATTCTTCGATGGTGGTGGACACATCTGCAGAGGGAAACACGGGCTCGTACCTCGGTGCGTTTGCGCAGGCGGCTCATCCCTGCTAAAGTATAGCAGCAGTCCACCGACAATGGAAACGAATCACCAGGCAAGGTTGCCTCCCTAGAATGAACCTTCGTACCTCGTGCTGGGAACCACGCCGCACTTTCGCCCCGGTGCTAAACAGCATCTACTCAATATACCACGTAGCGAATTCGGCAAGTATACATTGCATTAAAGACAATAAGTCTTGTACAGCATTTCTCTGCTGCGACAGCCATACAGACTTTCGCATTTGCAGTGCTCCTGCTCCCCCCTGAAAAGGCTTAGCGGCACTATGCAAAAACTGAACTGTGCCACCACAACTCAATACACAGACAAACGTGCCGATACCTGAGCCCAGCGATCCAATGCAAAAGCTTGCCTGATGTAGCTGTGCCAGAAACACTGCGGTATACTCCTTTTTCTcacgggagggggggaggcgctTTTCGTCCACCCATCGTGCGTCCCCTCGGCAGCTCGTGCGAGAGTCTCTGAGGTGCAGAACTGGCATTGCCACTGGGTCATGCTACCGGCGTGCGATTGATTTCAGCTGCGCTCCAACCGCAGGAGACTTTTGTATCCGAAACTTTCTCCAAAGTTTAAAGTCAACACCTGTGCTTCGTTTCACTATCCCCCTTCACCCTCCTTGAACGTGGGGTCTCTTCAAAGAACGAAGGGTTCGTGCAGTGCTCCAGTACGCTCGGGAAAGGTTGAGTCGCCACTCTGATTGGTCAGTAGGTACGCGCAGAAGATTGATCGTCCAAGCGTACGCGATAAGGACGTAACTACGTGAGGAAAGGTTCGTAGTCCCTTGAAGAGCGCGCTCTATCAGAGGGAGGCATGCGGCAGCGACACATGTTTCGTCGCTACACAAAAGAGCTAGTGTAGACTTCGTCGACTGGGGGGTGGTCACCCCATCTCAGCTGACGAGCTGAGTGAGAGAGAGTGTACAGAGAAACGAATGGCTGTGACCCGAATCGAATGCAAGTTACTGTTCTGTTGCATTCCGGAGTGCTTGCCGTTCCAGAGATCATGCTTGGGCAGAACTGTGATAAAGCTCTTGCGCAAGCTTGAGAACCAAGCTCAGCATTTCCGCCATCCGCTACCGTGCATGGAAAAGGAAAAGGAGCGAGGCCGGGCAGAGCGGAGCTCCTTCCACCTGCCAGGATGTGAGTGAGGCACTGAGCGGAGTTTGTCCTGTGACCCAGCAACGCGCCCGACACGCGCCTAGAAAATTCGCTCTTATCCgcgaacgcggagacgcgacaAGCTATCTGGTAAGCTGTTGAGGCGACGCGTCGTGACTCCAGCCTGCGGAGGGTTGCTGCTAAACGTGGGTTCGAAGTGTTTGGAACTACTattcgcgccggcggccgaggatcagcgccagcggctgcgacACCTATTGGAAACAACGCCGCAGTTTCCTTACTACCACAGTGAAACATGGCGCTAGCCAAAGAGCATGTTCTACACACAGAAAAAGGGGTATCTATCGGAATTTGCCATAGAATACACCGATCACGCAGTTAGTCATTCTGAACACACGATTGCTCACTTGTGTAAAGTTACACGCAACGGCTACCGGAGCTGTTCATGTATCACACCGGCAAAACCCAGAAGTGCTGCTCACATGTGTGAACGAAAAGGTTGCCGATCCTCGAAAAAAGACTGACCATCTCGGCTTAGCacaaaacgaaaaaaagagacCCAATAACTAAAATACATGCGGGAACAAGCGCTATCCTTGCAAGGTGTCGATGCTCGCGCTAGCGCGGCGAGAGTTGTGATGCatcgggcgcgggcggaggtAGCCTTTTTCTGGGGGATTCGCGTGCATTTTTTCGCCGTGCTGAATGATGCTCAGCTTTTCGAATGGATTCCCTGAGCACGGGCGACTGTTTTAGCTCCCTCTGAGCCGAAAGTGTCTCTCTCAAAGTCTTTTCCAGGTGATTTCGCGTTAACTGCATTGAGCCCTATAGTTTCCCCCCCGTCACACCGTAGGGCGGCTGTTTGTCAGGGGCTTTTCACCACTTCCCCTCTCCATTTGTGCCTTCCCCATCTCAGTTTGGTGTTTTGAGCGCCCTACGCCGTTCGTGCATGATCAATTGTCGCTTCCCCAGCTTCACCGCAGACACAGCTGCATGTGATACTTCAATTATCACCCCATCACGCTGAATAAATCGCGTCAAACCACCTTACGCTTCAAGAACCCGTGCACATTCGCTGCAtctctctgtttcgccgGGGATGTGTCGCCTCTGTTCTCTCCACATCTTCAGCACATCTTTCTGTGTGGGCTCATGTTCTCAATCTGTTCTCCCCTTTTCCTCCTGTCATTTCACTCATTTTTAGGCTCTCTCATTACCAGCTTCCTACGAGCCACTTCTCAGTGTCACCGGCGTCTCTCTGGATCTTCCCTCTGTATTCTGCTCGCTCGCTTGAGCTActcccctctctctgttGCGTCCCTGCTCCCTCGTCGTTCAAAACACTTCTCCGCAGTTTGCCGGCCTCTTCGCTGACTCTTTAATGCTACGGTGATTACCCTGGGCTTCCTGCGGCTCGACTGCttgcctcctctcgctcgatTCCCGTGGTCTGCCCAATTCTTCGTCGGCCTCCTTTCTCCAGTCTCTCGTTGAGAACGAGAGTGAGAGATTGTTGTTTTCCCGTTTCGCATTCGCCTGAGCTCGAGTTCGttgcgaggcgcggcacTGCTTGCCACACCCTCGCAGTCCTCTGCCTCCCACACATCGGCAAGCGCGAGCGTTTGCTGTTCGTTGGCTGTTCGCTGAGAGCGTCTTTCTGCCTTGACTGGCCCCAGTTGTCTTCTCGCAAACTATCAACATGATGGACTTCAATAACGAAGAAATTCTGCCGAGCTCTTCCGCCGGTgtggaggacgcagacgcgtaCCTGAACTCGCCGCCGACAGTCGTCATAGACAACGGCTCTGGTTAGTGCTAGTAGTGCCAAGCTGCTCCTTACAAACTCGCGGCTCGGGGCTGAAAAATCTACACCGAAACATCGCGTTTACGTACGCACGCGTGTCTGTGCGTAGgggcctgcgcatgcgccacacAGAGGGTGTGTTTGATGTGCCGCGGTTGTTGGAtagccggcggcggcctcgagcgTCTCTTGGGTGCGATTGATGAGGTGGATCATTGCGATTTTCAGGTGTGTTTCAGCTTCTCGAGTTTGGACGCTTCTTCGATTGCGGCCTTTCATGCGTCTGCCCAGGCTACATGAAGGCGGGACTCTCCTCGGACGAGCAGCCGTCTGTCGTCTTCCCCACCATCGTCGGGAGACCGCGCCGTCGGTTCGCCGAGCTCTACGCaaagggcgacggcgccgacggctccagcgccgtcttcgtcggcgaggaggcgatcGCCAACCGTCACCACCTGAGCTTCACGTACCCGATTGACCATGGGCACATCGACAACTGGGTCGACGTAAGTGCCCAAGCCTCATCTATTCAGattcatatgtatataaatatatacatatacatgtatatatgcatgtatatgcatatatatatatatgcattggATACGTGCACGCGTGTGTAGGGGTGTGCTTTGTGACTACGGAGATTTTTCGTGGTttcagcggcgaggagggagattCCAGCGACGCGTTGTATGACActgctgaagcagctgcctgttttttttctcagaTGGAAGAAGTGTGGAACAAGACGTACAGCATGCTGGGCGTCCAGCCGAGCGAGCACGCACTGTTGGTGACTGAGCCGCCGCTCTGCTCGCTGCGCCACAGAGAGAAGATGGCGGAAATGTTTTTTGAAACCTACAACGCACCTGAGCTCAACATATCCGTCACAGGGCTCATGGCGATCTACGGGTAAGCAGCGAGGGGAACGAGGCAACATGAAAATCGGGCGGCGGGCTCCCTCGCCCCGCTGTCGGGCTTGACATCCCATCGGTTTCCGCTCCGGATCTGGCAGGCCTCTCGACTCTCTCTCCAGCCTAGATCCCCTCTCCTTCTGCAGCCCTCTCCCCCGTCCGggggccgcgccggcgcgaacATGATATTGAATCCAGTACATTAGAAGTTCTTAGAAATACTTTTGGAATCAAAAATTCCGAATAAAAGGGGATTTCACTGAAATCTCTAGTTTCAACTTAGTGTACacgccggcgcatgcgtcgtgTGGTGGTCTCCGCAGGACCGGCAGAACGACCGGCTTCGTGCTGGACATCGGCGAAGGCATTACTCAGTGCGTTCCCGTCTTCGATGGTGAGCAAGACGAAaaaagaggcagcagcgcgagaggatTGAAGACAAAGGGTCCTCTACACACTCAGGAGTGTGTCTccccgcgagccgcgctgcTCCGCTCGCCTTTCCTGTCTCCTCACTCTCGAGAtgcacatgcacatgcatccatacatatacgtatatacgtataattgtatatatatgtacttgTACTGGGGGCTGTAGATATACGCAATTATGTATGTTTTCTAAGGAGAAGGCGAGTTCGCAGAAAACTTGAGCACGGTTCGATGCGCGTGGGTCTCtttcgcgctgcaggctACCTGGAGAAGGCCTCTGTGAAGCGAAGCGACTTTGGCGGTCAGGAGCTTCAGATGTACTTGCAGAAGATTCTCTGCGACATGGGCTATCCCATGACTACGCGCGATGACTACGTGAGTGCAGCGCGGGGACAAACGACTCAGTCGGCGGAGAATGCGAATGGGAATACGCAAAGTGAGGGAGGGAGAGTCAGATCGCgtgcgaggagggcgacctCTGGGTtgcctcttctcttttcgcAAGTTTTCCtcacgccgcggcctgcgcgttAGGAGTCAGAGTGTCGAGCAAGAGAGCCGCAAGGCTTACAGCTCAGGGGGCTTGTGTGTGCTGGGTTGGGGATCCCGTATCGTTGGCGACGCGTAATTTTTGGCTTGCGTTATCTTTGGTTTTCTCGCGTGTGCAGGAGCACGTTCGCGTCATCAAAGAGAcgctctgcttctgctcGCTCAACCCCGCAGGTAAAGATAGGCCGCGTGGGTGAAACAGCCCTCAGAAGTGAGATTTTGTGGAACCGTTGCTGCCCCTGTGGAATTCCGCTCTGCTATAGGTGCCTTTAGTTTCGTTTTCCCTTTTTGTTGTGTCTCCCCGCGCCTCAACACAGCTCAGGCAcatgtatataaatatatatgtatatatatatactgcATGCAGCACGAGCGCGGGCGTAGAAGATGGTGTCTGCGTTTCGGCTGTAGCTTCTGTGTCGCGTTTACGGTCTGGAGTGGTGATTTTCGTGTCTCGTTTACAGAGGACCAAAATCGGGAGGACTTGGAGAAGACGTATCACTTGCCAGACGGCCTgacgctgcgcgacggcgtcaCCACGTAAGCGGGAAGGAAGAACTCTTTGGAAAACAAAGAGGAACGTTCAAGAGAGCGACGTATGCTCGACGTGAGCGAACTGTGACGCATCTGAAGGAAGAGGGGCTTGGGCAGCGCAACGGGAAGACAGGAAGCATGTCGCGAAGGAAAAGAGACCACAACGCGCGGAGGAAAATTTTTCGGCAGCTTTCTTTTTTCGAGAGCCCACGAGGAGGGCTCCAACGCAGGACGCTAATTTTTCGTGTTATGCTGATTTTTTGCCGATTTATGTCGTTTTTTCCTAGGGAGGTCACCCTCGGTCCAGAAAGGTTCTACCCCCCGAGGCTCTCTTCAATCCGCAGCTCTGCGGGCGAGACAATCCTTCGCTGATCGACCTCGTCTGGTCGTCTATCATGGTAAGTTAAAAGCAGAAGGACTCTTGGCGCCTGCTCATTCTGCTTTGCTGAGACTCTGAGCAATTCTATCCTTCCTTCGCTCTGACGCGTGTCGGCGACCCCCTTCACGTGCCTCAGAAGGGAGACGCTTTTCTCCAACCTCTTGCTGTTTGGGAAGAGTGAAGAAGCGCTGCTCACGCTTCCTTGGAGGCTTCCTGCATGCGAGGTTccggcctcttcttctccttctaGAGACACATCTCGGCGTTGGTCGCGTGGAGGAGTGCTCAAGATGGGGCCGCGCTTGATCGATCTGTATTCGCAACAAACTCAGAAGAGAGTGCGGACATATAGACCTCATATATGAGACTGATTTTTGGGAAGGAGCGGCAGGCGTGCTTCGGGAGGGAGATCTCGCGTCGTAACGCTTGTTGAAAAATACTTTTTTGTGCTCAGGCGTGCCCGATTGAAAGCCGAAAGAGCCTCGTCGGAAGCATCGTCCTCAGCGGCGGCTCGTCCATGTTCCCCGGATTCCCTGAGCGGTGAGTTGTCTGGCGCCTAAAGTCTCTGGATGTGCCTCGAAGTTTTGCAGAATGCAGACAGACTCCACAGGACACTGAGATCCCTACACAACTGTTTGCATATAGTTGCATTTCTGCATCAGTACTCAGACAAGGTGACAGAGATATCCACGTCTGGGTTACGGGACCCTCACGTGTGCGGAGCGAGTGCTGttgaaggcgcggcggcctcgcaagTCTCCGTCGGCGCTAATTCACGTATTCACACGCCGGTGCCCTGAGGATGAGGCGTGCTTCGCTTCaggacatatatatatatatatatgtatgaatATATAGACATGATAATATATATCAATATCAAAATGTATgtacctacatatatatatggctgCTTGTGTTTTTGACGAGTATCTCGCGAGATCCGCGTCTGAAATCCGTCgcgtttcgttttttttcagTCTTGAGCAGGAACTGAAAAacacgtcgccgccgcaggcgcgtcccCACGTCCACGTGCTGAGTCATCCGTCACGGGGAAGTTTAGTATGGCAGGGCGCACGGCTCTACTGCCAGCCGGCGATGCGCCCGATGCAGGATCATCTGTGGATTTCGCGACAAGAGTGGGACGAAATCGGCATGAAAATCGTCGCCAAGAAGGTGCGTCTCTCGTCTGTAAAGGAACAAAAACCCCGCAGGTCTCACCAGTGATTGCTGCTCTCTCAGAGACACGTGAAACGCAAATACTTTCCGCCTCTACAGCCAGCTCGTGCTGCAAGCTTTTCCGGCGTCTCCCTTTTCACGCTGAAGACGCtgatgcacatatatatatatatatatatatatatatatatatatatatataagtattGGGACATGTGCCTTTCTGGCGCAGATCCCGCCCGTCACCGAATTCCTTTTTGTCTTTCCAGGCGTCTGCCTGTAGGGCGTGTTAGATTCGTTTGTGGAGTTCTGCGCGACGTGTGCGATATCTGCCACACTGTTTTTTGAGttcgtctgcgtgtgtgcatgTGTCGCGTTCAGGCCGCGCTGAGAATCACCTCCTAATGAAGGGAGGGCTGTCTTCATTCAACTCTGAAGAACTGTTTGCTCTGGAGCGATGCCGTTGTCGTTCTCTCGCTTCGAAAAGGCGAAGTGGAAAGGGTACAGACGGCAGACCAGGGCACGCGTGAGCCGAGCTGAAGGAGGATGCGAGAGCGAATTTGAGAGAAAACTTcaaagagaaggaggacgcgaagaaaggcagcgacgagcgGGCGATGTAGAACTTGAGATGCACTGAGTTTGAGGTGGAAGCAAGCCGCTAGAAAATGtggaagagagggagaaagagcGGGAATCACACACAAGCACAAGATAGAGCACAGCTCGTGTCTTTGGCCTGACAGGCGTTGGTGCTGCCTTCTTGATGAGCAAGGAAACTTACTGCGTGCAGACATTTTCGGATTATCAACCCGCGGTTTTCAGTGCTGCGGATGTCtctgcacacgcacgcagTGGACACCGCGAATCGGAAAAATCCGTTCCTTCTCACGTGCGGAGACCCCGCTGCCTTGGCAGCTacacgcacatgcatgcatacatatataaatatatatatatatatatgtttatggGCCGGCAGTACGCGGATTGCCATATGCAGAGGTTGTTGATACCGATGTTGGAGTGCAGTAACTTCTTGCCGCAGAAAAAGACAGTGTACGCCGCATAGGGGCACGCCGGGAAGCGTATCCATGCATATTCGCGCGGGGGGAGGATAAAGATGCACCGAAATTCGACACAtctgcgacgcagagagcgtcATATCTGGCTTTGCTCAAACGTATGCAGTTAAACACTTTCGAGGTATGAGAGATGTGCGAGACGCATTCGAGAGGAGGGCGCACTCAGACGTCAAATCCCACACGGAAGACGCATTTTGAACACTCTCACGCAGGGGTTAATTGAGAATAGGCGGTTCGTTTCCACGAACAATAAGAGAATCGGCGGGGATGGATGACTCAGGCGCCTAGCGGACGCGCGAAGCTTCCTTTGCCAAAGGCCTCACCCTGACGAGAGACATTTCCATTCCCCTCGACAGACGTCTTTCTCGGCAACTCTGACGGAGACAAATgcagctcttcgcgcgcacTTTAAGTCTATATATAATATTTGCACACATGCACgcaatatatatgtatgttcACATATAAatggtatatatatatatatatatacatatacttGCATATTACTTGATTGCTACATGGAATTAGAGCTTATCTGTGTGCTTGTGGACCGGCGGTGGCTGAATCAGTATCGTGTATATTTCTCTTATGCCTTTCTGTTCCTTCGGCATTCTCAATCGGtgctgccttctgcgcggACACCGCCTGCAACGATATCGTAGGATCTCTACACATAGACTTTCGTATGCATGTGCTTCAGTATATATTCAAATACTTTTACTATAGATATCCATGAATACGGGTTGTCTGAGTG
This window harbors:
- a CDS encoding actin like protein ALP1 (encoded by transcript BESB_039960), with protein sequence MMDFNNEEILPSSSAGVEDADAYLNSPPTVVIDNGSGYMKAGLSSDEQPSVVFPTIVGRPRRRFAELYAKGDGADGSSAVFVGEEAIANRHHLSFTYPIDHGHIDNWVDMEEVWNKTYSMLGVQPSEHALLVTEPPLCSLRHREKMAEMFFETYNAPELNISVTGLMAIYGTGRTTGFVLDIGEGITQCVPVFDGYLEKASVKRSDFGGQELQMYLQKILCDMGYPMTTRDDYEHVRVIKETLCFCSLNPAEDQNREDLEKTYHLPDGLTLRDGVTTKVLPPEALFNPQLCGRDNPSLIDLVWSSIMACPIESRKSLVGSIVLSGGSSMFPGFPERLEQELKNTSPPQARPHVHVLSHPSRGSLVWQGARLYCQPAMRPMQDHLWISRQEWDEIGMKIVAKKAALRITS
- a CDS encoding multi-pass transmembrane protein (encoded by transcript BESB_039950), giving the protein MYSLGVEGDETLLAQNQMSGSSRLASGLLMGQHTMGSIAAPAPVYTGEEENLEPSPRGEEHTPIIHFLTTKLLRFSLSLKSVSMALMCIFFLAFGGRWVFTFHAYPDMSNGFHLSMVVLMSIYLIGTIFLALFQAFVADDSKWTKGFRTGSKILSAAVTLDILAAMLRLVQYLYLYHYLSVVWWTKFNVSKSEWILFTVSNVMDGLSLFSYGWAFFYMEVYHDEGTYEELAWGMFGLFSVSGIIMILMVFAGFGAVFMLLTVAGAYATACYWAYLFEPLLDKWSPELHCRDINTDIMPTEGVPAAGQAAAGTDYYAGQTMSPHGSAYQPLQTAGSVGTLGRIGSQTGGGGTMSGYGSQLSGEENIPTHYDYSQLQQQVSRDVEMGVVNPNYQ